From a region of the Streptacidiphilus albus JL83 genome:
- a CDS encoding helix-turn-helix domain-containing protein, with amino-acid sequence MTDIPDAEPRVQSVRNAWVNALRAEVLRLDRADLAKVATVGTWIASYADADGGNAWPSRETLATLAGCTTESVTRAIRVMVGVGILSTRRRPNSTAVHQLLMPLGPLDWAPHLDEYGKTRQRAHHAKKKTKDAATAEAAAARTASVDAIRNTVHGRGPDSVHGGVSETSEQAPDSVHGRPRTASMDAIRTASMDAPTSTYLPTVDTPSADTTWFGPRPQPPVARASPPRTLAAAPPPAADIPADRTEPPPGPPVQAAFLISVTGGRQSPPDTPAADIPLGAGLAEARRVRSTLTPPRARRADTA; translated from the coding sequence CCGACATCCCCGATGCCGAACCCCGCGTCCAGAGCGTCCGCAACGCCTGGGTCAACGCACTGCGCGCCGAGGTGCTGCGCCTGGACCGGGCGGACCTGGCCAAGGTCGCGACCGTCGGCACCTGGATCGCGTCCTACGCCGACGCCGACGGCGGCAACGCGTGGCCCTCGCGCGAGACCCTGGCCACACTCGCCGGCTGCACCACCGAGTCCGTCACCCGCGCGATCCGGGTCATGGTCGGCGTCGGGATCCTCAGCACCCGCCGCCGGCCCAACAGCACCGCCGTACACCAGCTGCTGATGCCCCTCGGGCCGCTCGACTGGGCACCGCACCTCGACGAGTACGGCAAGACCCGCCAACGCGCCCATCACGCCAAGAAGAAGACGAAGGACGCGGCCACCGCCGAGGCCGCCGCAGCCCGGACCGCGTCCGTGGACGCTATCCGGAACACCGTCCATGGACGCGGTCCGGATAGCGTCCATGGCGGGGTTTCCGAAACCTCCGAACAGGCCCCGGACAGCGTCCATGGACGCCCCCGGACCGCGTCCATGGACGCTATTCGGACCGCGTCCATGGACGCCCCTACCAGTACCTATCTACCTACGGTAGATACCCCATCCGCCGACACGACCTGGTTTGGCCCTAGACCTCAGCCACCGGTCGCGCGCGCGAGCCCGCCGCGCACCCTCGCCGCCGCACCGCCGCCGGCCGCCGACATCCCGGCCGACCGCACCGAGCCGCCGCCCGGACCACCCGTCCAGGCCGCGTTCCTCATCAGCGTCACCGGAGGCCGACAGAGCCCGCCCGACACCCCGGCCGCCGACATCCCCCTCGGCGCCGGCCTGGCCGAGGCCCGCCGCGTCCGCTCCACCCTCACACCACCCCGCGCCCGCCGCGCCGACACCGCCTAG